GTTTCCAGCGCAATCGCCTGGGAAAAATCTTTAATCGCCAGCGCGTATTCCGACATAACCATATACGTATTAGCCCGGAAATAATAAGAAAATCCATGCCGGGCATCGAGTGCCAGTGTTTGGGTAAAAAACTCTATGGCCTGTTCATGATCTTCCTGAAAATAATAGGCCAAACCGATGCTGTAATGGGCCTGCGCATATTCCGGGTATTGCTCAATCACATAAACCCAATCCTCAATCGCCACTTCATATTCACTCAACTGAAAATACGACAACCCGCGCTGGTAATAGGCATCCAGGTTTTCGGCATTTAGCTCTAGCGTTTGATTGAAATGTTCAATAGCAACATCATATTCGGAACTATAATAAGCTGCCAGGCCCAAATTGTAGGTTACCAGTGGGTCGGCAGGGTCAAGGCGAGCGGCTTCGTTGAAATCATCCTTCGCCCGATCCAATTCTCCCAGTTGCAGAAGCAATTCTCCGCGGTTGTTCAATGCCACTGCAAATTCTGGATACAATTCAATCGCGCGATCGTAGTAACTAATCGCCGATTC
Above is a genomic segment from Chloroflexota bacterium containing:
- a CDS encoding tetratricopeptide repeat protein, with amino-acid sequence IALDPLQTNALFNRGIVYIETEKFEAAIADLKEVIALEPEHYEAHKRLADAYYLSDRVQQAIYEYNQAIDLNPTDVVALFNLGRAHTYLGNIESAISYYDRAIELYPEFAVALNNRGELLLQLGELDRAKDDFNEAARLDPADPLVTYNLGLAAYYSSEYDVAIEHFNQTLELNAENLDAYYQRGLSYFQLSEYEVAIEDWVYVIEQYPEYAQAHYSIGLAYYFQEDHEQAIEFFTQTLALDARHGFSYYFRANTYMVMSEYALAIKDFSQAIALETELGQAYYNRAVAYYQSGYRYKAIDDFEMVLVASEDPELIAQAEKIITDLKAAP